Proteins encoded in a region of the Acidobacteriota bacterium genome:
- a CDS encoding glycoside hydrolase family 97 catalytic domain-containing protein, whose product MLRLLRCFVSFSIGVLGLAVAFPSPNAAAAEPTDFTLRSPDGRIAVQVSTAGDAVRYGVTVGERAVLHEATMSMTIDGRTLGRSPVVAATSTRTHDGTVAPPVRQKAASLRDRFNELRLDLEGQYALVFRAYDEGVAYRFETAWPQAAVTVNAEDAVFAFVDDFVVFYAEEESFFSHNERHYLPRALADLAPHDLGSLPAVVDAGAVKVAIAESDIESYPGLWLRGTGGRALAATFPPYPLKEQLDRDRHLRVVEAADYIAVTTGTRTYPWRVLGIASSDGALLTNSLVYLLAKPSQVDDPSWIRPGKVAWDWWNANNLFGVDFRAGVNTATYTHFIDFAAEHGLEYVILDEGWYPLGDLLGTVPDMDVDAIVAHARERGVGIILWVIWKTLDDQLDAALERFERWGVAGLKVDFMQRDDQPVVDFYHRISREAAKRKMLVNFHGSLRPALMTRTWPNLLTTEGVRGLEWSKWSTHAHPEHNVTLPFTRMFLGPMDYTPGAMVNASRKDFVHLFDRPMSQGTRAHQLAMYVVFESPMQMLADSPSNYAREPESMAFLGPVPAAWDETRVLDARLADYVVVARRSGDQWYVGAMTDWTPREIEIDLGFLPPGPFTLDTWEDGPNADRRGEDLRRTTRKVDRSTSVRMSLAPGGGFAARLRPAR is encoded by the coding sequence ATGCTCCGTCTTCTTCGGTGCTTCGTCTCCTTCTCGATCGGCGTGCTGGGGCTGGCGGTGGCCTTCCCGAGCCCGAACGCCGCGGCCGCCGAACCCACCGACTTCACGCTTCGCTCGCCCGACGGGCGGATCGCCGTGCAGGTCTCCACCGCCGGCGACGCGGTCCGCTACGGCGTCACCGTCGGCGAGCGTGCCGTGCTGCACGAGGCCACGATGTCGATGACCATCGACGGCCGGACGCTCGGCCGGTCGCCGGTCGTCGCCGCGACGTCGACGCGGACCCACGATGGCACCGTCGCGCCACCGGTGCGGCAGAAGGCCGCGTCGCTGCGCGACCGGTTCAACGAGCTCCGTCTCGATCTCGAGGGACAGTACGCCCTGGTGTTCCGCGCGTACGACGAGGGCGTCGCGTACCGCTTCGAGACCGCGTGGCCGCAGGCGGCGGTCACGGTGAACGCCGAGGACGCCGTCTTCGCCTTCGTCGACGACTTCGTCGTGTTCTATGCCGAGGAAGAGAGCTTTTTCTCGCACAACGAGCGCCACTACCTCCCGCGTGCGCTCGCGGACCTCGCGCCGCACGACCTGGGCTCGCTCCCTGCGGTCGTGGATGCGGGCGCCGTCAAGGTCGCCATCGCGGAGTCGGACATCGAGAGCTATCCCGGGCTCTGGCTGCGCGGCACCGGCGGCCGCGCGCTGGCGGCGACGTTTCCGCCCTATCCGCTGAAGGAGCAGCTCGATCGCGACCGGCACCTGCGCGTGGTGGAGGCTGCCGACTACATCGCCGTCACCACGGGCACGCGCACCTATCCGTGGCGGGTGCTCGGCATCGCGTCGAGCGACGGGGCGCTGCTGACCAATTCGCTGGTCTACCTGCTCGCGAAACCGTCACAGGTCGACGATCCGTCCTGGATCCGGCCCGGGAAGGTCGCGTGGGACTGGTGGAACGCCAACAACCTCTTCGGCGTCGACTTCCGGGCGGGGGTCAACACCGCGACGTACACGCACTTCATCGACTTCGCCGCCGAGCACGGGCTCGAGTACGTCATCCTCGACGAGGGCTGGTACCCGCTCGGCGACCTGCTCGGCACGGTGCCCGACATGGACGTCGACGCCATCGTCGCGCACGCGCGCGAGCGCGGCGTGGGCATCATCCTCTGGGTGATCTGGAAGACCCTCGACGACCAGCTCGACGCCGCGCTCGAGAGGTTCGAGCGCTGGGGCGTCGCGGGCCTCAAGGTCGACTTCATGCAGCGCGACGACCAGCCGGTCGTCGACTTCTACCACCGCATCAGCCGCGAGGCCGCGAAGCGGAAGATGCTGGTGAACTTCCACGGATCGCTCCGCCCCGCCCTGATGACGCGCACGTGGCCCAACCTGCTGACGACGGAGGGCGTGCGCGGTCTCGAGTGGTCGAAGTGGAGCACGCACGCGCACCCCGAGCACAACGTCACCCTGCCGTTCACGCGCATGTTCCTGGGCCCGATGGACTACACGCCGGGCGCGATGGTCAACGCCTCGCGGAAGGACTTCGTGCACCTGTTCGACCGGCCCATGAGCCAGGGCACGCGCGCGCACCAGCTCGCGATGTACGTGGTCTTCGAGAGCCCGATGCAGATGCTCGCCGATTCGCCGTCGAACTACGCGCGTGAACCCGAGTCGATGGCCTTCCTCGGTCCCGTGCCGGCGGCGTGGGACGAGACGCGCGTGCTCGACGCCCGCCTGGCCGACTACGTCGTCGTCGCGCGGCGGTCGGGCGACCAGTGGTACGTCGGCGCGATGACCGACTGGACGCCGCGCGAGATCGAGATCGATCTCGGGTTCCTGCCGCCGGGCCCCTTTACGCTCGACACCTGGGAGGACGGCCCGAACGCCGATCGCCGCGGCGAGGATCTGCGGCGAACCACGCGGAAGGTGGATCGATCGACGAGCGTGCGGATGTCGCTCGCGCCGGGCGGGGGGTTCGCGGCGCGCCTGCGGCCGGCCCGGTGA
- a CDS encoding DUF4154 domain-containing protein — translation MRRLLLSVGVLVVAAGVLSPVATAQPGKEYSVKAAFVFNFMKFVDWPEQAQAMGGDAFVVGVLSHGLPEEFAAGLRDKEVKGRRIAVQVFQDARQAQGCHVVFITADASSQLPAILRAVSGKPVLTVSEVSNAERADAVINLVAADTRLGFQVNLEAADAGGLTISSRLLSLATAVRGGQQRKTP, via the coding sequence ATGCGTCGTCTCCTGCTGAGCGTCGGGGTGCTGGTCGTCGCGGCGGGAGTGCTGTCGCCGGTCGCCACGGCGCAGCCCGGCAAGGAGTACTCGGTAAAGGCGGCGTTCGTGTTCAATTTCATGAAGTTCGTCGACTGGCCCGAACAGGCGCAGGCGATGGGCGGTGACGCGTTCGTCGTCGGCGTGCTGTCCCACGGACTGCCGGAGGAGTTCGCGGCCGGTCTCAGGGACAAGGAAGTGAAGGGCCGGCGCATCGCCGTCCAGGTGTTCCAGGACGCGCGCCAGGCGCAGGGCTGCCACGTCGTGTTCATCACGGCCGATGCCAGCTCCCAGTTGCCGGCGATTCTCCGGGCCGTCTCGGGGAAGCCGGTGCTGACCGTCAGCGAGGTGTCGAACGCCGAGCGCGCCGACGCGGTGATCAACCTCGTGGCGGCCGACACGCGTCTCGGCTTCCAGGTCAACCTGGAGGCGGCCGACGCGGGCGGTCTCACGATCAGTTCGCGCCTGCTGTCGCTCGCCACCGCCGTCCGCGGCGGACAGCAGCGGAAAACGCCGTGA
- a CDS encoding EAL domain-containing protein encodes MTTPRITLLVVDDEEMNRDLLKRRLERHKYLVLTAASGPEALSLLEREPCDVVLLDSMMPGMTGPDVLRVLRRTFTADRLPVIMVTAKTQSEDVVEALELGANDYITKPVDLPVALARIRTQVARRQSDQARRESEERYALAVQGANDGLWDWKIETGEFYVSPRWKAIVDDPSEGDVLTIDTWFDRVHVDDLERVRAEFDEHLRGDSAQFESEHRLRREGGSYRWVLARGLAVRDAEGRPVRLAGSLTDITEGKVADALTGLPNRVLFIDRLGRLLEQLKRAPDQMFALLFLDLDRFKNVNDSLGHQAGDELLVQVAGRLEQSLRSSDTVTRVIGADEDRRAKASDTVARFGGDEFAIILGRVRQAGDAVQVADRILHMLAVPFAINGQEVFVNASIGIVLSDPAYASPEEMLRDADTALYRAKSSGRARHETFDAAMHAQVVARMQLETDLRYAVDRNEFVLHYQPIVSLTSGTVAGLEALVRWQHPQRGLVQPADFIPVAEETGLIFPLGFWVVQEVCRQLNEWSAGAHEAAQLNVAINLSTRQLAQPDLVDRLSEILGQYHIDPGRIEFEITESSMMANPDDARAMVNALKARGFRLSIDDFGTGYSSLSYLQHFPVDRLKIDRSFLSSVNQINGQGILRTIVSLAAVLGVDVVAEGIETAAQLDHAQSMDCRFGQGFLFSRPLEPRPADQLMLHDLVVPAVKPAVRPDTGPDASAAAGESAEAEPCAEARSA; translated from the coding sequence ATGACGACTCCTCGCATCACGCTGCTCGTCGTCGACGACGAAGAGATGAACCGCGACCTGCTCAAGCGCCGTCTCGAGCGGCACAAGTACCTGGTGCTCACGGCCGCGAGTGGACCCGAGGCCCTCAGTCTCCTCGAGCGCGAGCCCTGCGACGTCGTGCTGCTCGACAGCATGATGCCCGGGATGACCGGGCCGGACGTCCTGCGCGTGCTTCGCCGTACCTTCACGGCCGATCGATTGCCGGTCATCATGGTCACCGCGAAGACCCAGAGCGAGGACGTCGTCGAGGCCCTCGAGCTCGGCGCGAACGACTACATCACCAAGCCCGTCGACCTGCCGGTGGCGCTGGCGCGGATCCGCACGCAGGTCGCCAGGCGGCAGTCGGACCAGGCCCGCCGCGAGAGCGAGGAGCGGTACGCGCTGGCCGTGCAGGGCGCCAACGACGGCCTGTGGGACTGGAAGATCGAGACGGGCGAGTTCTACGTCTCACCGCGGTGGAAGGCCATCGTCGACGACCCGTCTGAGGGAGACGTCCTGACGATCGACACGTGGTTCGACCGCGTGCACGTCGACGACCTCGAGCGCGTCCGTGCCGAATTCGACGAACACCTGCGGGGCGACTCGGCACAGTTCGAGAGCGAGCACCGCCTGCGGCGCGAGGGCGGGAGCTACCGCTGGGTGCTCGCGCGAGGGCTCGCCGTACGCGACGCCGAAGGCCGCCCCGTCCGGCTGGCCGGGTCGCTGACCGACATCACGGAGGGCAAGGTGGCCGACGCGTTGACGGGGCTCCCGAACCGCGTGCTGTTCATCGACCGCCTCGGCCGGCTGCTGGAGCAGCTGAAACGTGCGCCCGACCAGATGTTCGCGCTGCTCTTCCTCGACCTCGACCGGTTCAAGAACGTCAACGACAGCCTGGGCCATCAGGCCGGCGACGAGCTGCTCGTGCAGGTGGCCGGCCGGCTCGAGCAGAGCCTGCGGTCGAGCGACACGGTCACGCGCGTGATCGGCGCCGACGAGGACCGCCGGGCGAAGGCCAGCGACACGGTCGCGCGCTTCGGCGGCGACGAGTTCGCGATCATCCTGGGCCGCGTCCGGCAGGCCGGGGACGCCGTCCAGGTCGCCGACCGCATCCTGCACATGCTCGCCGTGCCGTTCGCCATCAACGGCCAGGAGGTGTTCGTGAACGCCTCGATCGGCATCGTGCTGAGCGACCCGGCCTACGCCTCGCCCGAGGAGATGCTGCGCGATGCCGATACGGCGCTGTATCGCGCGAAGTCGTCGGGGCGCGCGCGCCACGAGACGTTCGACGCGGCCATGCACGCGCAGGTCGTGGCCCGCATGCAGCTCGAGACCGACTTGCGGTACGCCGTCGACCGTAACGAATTCGTGCTCCACTACCAGCCCATCGTGTCGCTCACGAGCGGGACCGTGGCCGGCCTCGAGGCGCTCGTCCGCTGGCAGCACCCGCAACGCGGCCTCGTCCAGCCGGCCGACTTCATTCCGGTCGCCGAGGAGACCGGCCTCATCTTTCCGCTCGGATTCTGGGTGGTCCAGGAGGTGTGCCGCCAGCTCAACGAGTGGTCGGCGGGAGCGCACGAGGCGGCGCAGCTCAACGTCGCCATCAACCTCTCCACTCGACAGCTCGCGCAGCCGGATCTCGTCGATCGACTGTCCGAGATCCTCGGTCAGTACCACATCGACCCGGGCCGCATCGAGTTCGAGATCACCGAAAGCAGCATGATGGCCAATCCGGACGATGCCCGAGCGATGGTGAACGCTCTCAAGGCGCGCGGCTTCCGACTGAGCATCGACGACTTCGGCACCGGGTACTCCTCGCTCAGCTACCTCCAGCACTTCCCGGTCGACCGGCTGAAGATCGACCGGTCGTTCCTGTCGAGCGTCAACCAGATCAACGGCCAGGGCATCCTGCGCACGATCGTGTCACTTGCCGCGGTGCTCGGCGTCGACGTCGTGGCCGAAGGCATCGAGACCGCGGCACAGCTCGACCACGCGCAGTCGATGGACTGCCGGTTCGGCCAGGGCTTCCTGTTCTCGCGCCCGCTCGAGCCGCGACCCGCCGACCAGCTCATGCTTCACGATCTCGTCGTGCCCGCGGTCAAGCCAGCAGTCCGACCCGACACCGGCCCCGATGCCAGCGCCGCGGCCGGCGAATCCGCCGAGGCCGAGCCCTGCGCCGAGGCCCGCTCGGCCTGA
- the kduD gene encoding 2-dehydro-3-deoxy-D-gluconate 5-dehydrogenase KduD, translated as MATDLFRIDGKVALVTGASRGLGQAMALALAEAGAEVALHASERPAQATADAIGQRCRRRTALLTADLAQPDAAERLVYGTIAAMGRLDILVNNAGTIRRAPAAEHPDDDWDAVLDVNLSSVFRLCRAAGRHMIARGAGGKIINVASLLAFQGGITVPGYAASKGGLVQLTKALANEWAPHRIAVNAIAPGYMETDNTAALRDHADRRRQITDRIPAGRWGEPADLAGAVIYLASSASDYVHGHVLVVDGGWMGR; from the coding sequence GTGGCGACCGACCTCTTTCGCATCGACGGCAAGGTGGCGCTCGTGACGGGCGCTTCGCGCGGCCTGGGGCAGGCGATGGCGCTGGCGCTGGCCGAGGCGGGCGCCGAAGTCGCGCTGCACGCGAGCGAACGTCCCGCGCAGGCGACGGCCGACGCCATCGGGCAGCGGTGCAGGCGCCGCACGGCGCTCTTGACGGCCGACCTCGCGCAGCCGGACGCCGCCGAGCGCCTCGTCTACGGCACGATCGCCGCCATGGGGCGGCTCGACATCCTCGTCAACAACGCCGGCACGATTCGGCGGGCCCCCGCGGCGGAGCACCCCGATGACGACTGGGACGCCGTGCTCGACGTCAACCTGTCGAGCGTGTTCCGTCTGTGCCGCGCGGCCGGCCGTCACATGATCGCGCGCGGCGCGGGCGGCAAGATCATCAACGTCGCCTCGCTGCTCGCCTTCCAGGGCGGCATCACCGTGCCGGGCTACGCCGCGAGCAAGGGCGGCCTCGTGCAGCTCACCAAGGCACTGGCCAACGAGTGGGCCCCGCACCGCATCGCCGTGAACGCCATCGCCCCCGGCTACATGGAGACCGACAACACGGCGGCGCTGCGCGACCACGCGGATCGCCGCCGCCAGATTACCGACCGCATCCCGGCCGGCCGGTGGGGCGAGCCCGCCGACCTGGCGGGCGCGGTGATCTACCTGGCTTCGTCCGCGTCCGACTACGTGCACGGCCACGTGCTCGTCGTCGACGGCGGCTGGATGGGGCGCTGA
- a CDS encoding response regulator, with amino-acid sequence MTILIVEDNEMNRDMLARRLRRVGFDVVIAETGLDGVRRAHETLPDLILMDLSLPDLDGWEATRRVKASASTRHIPVIALTAHALEEERDRAFDAGCDDFQTKPVDFARLLERIGARVHP; translated from the coding sequence ATGACGATCCTCATCGTGGAAGACAACGAGATGAACCGCGACATGCTGGCGAGGCGCCTGCGTCGTGTCGGCTTCGACGTCGTGATCGCCGAGACGGGCCTCGACGGCGTGCGGCGCGCGCACGAGACGCTGCCAGACCTGATTCTGATGGACCTCAGCCTGCCCGACCTCGACGGCTGGGAGGCGACGCGTCGCGTCAAGGCGTCGGCGTCCACCCGGCACATCCCGGTGATTGCGCTCACGGCGCACGCGCTCGAGGAGGAGCGCGATCGCGCGTTCGACGCCGGTTGCGACGATTTCCAGACCAAGCCCGTCGACTTCGCCCGACTCCTCGAGCGAATCGGCGCCAGGGTGCACCCATGA
- a CDS encoding HAMP domain-containing protein, protein MRTRRTSLRWRLTRLMMSVSVGVLVLSSGLMIGYQFVSAEHELEAELAGAADMIGANSSAALVFEDRKAAAETLSALDVDARIVAGAIYAASGDVLATWSRRATFSPAVDPAHALVDRSGLLVVSRPIQLDDERLGTITVVADRRALYAKWTTYALLVGIVLAASVVVAFVLSIVVQQSISRPILRLAHEARRVSGLGDYGIRVQPESNDEIGTLYARFNDMLDQIQSRDEALQQAHDQLEARVEERTEDLRFEIAERQRTEAQLLVAKEAAESASRAKSAFLANMSHELRTPLNAIIGYSEMLQEDAEAEGHDERTADLQKIQRAGRHLLALITDILDLSKIEAGRMTLCLEAFSIDEMVAELVSTAAALAQRNQNVLDTPRAAGLGEMTADITRVRQILLNLLSNAAKFTEQGQIGLRVHRELRKGVEWVAFQVSDTGIGLTEEQRSRLFREFTQADASTTRRYGGTGLGLAISRQLARMMGGDITVESTPGEGSVFTFAMPAAQAHAAPEPAGLGGGAVVTDLAGPIGATVDASGTAVEHAVRRTA, encoded by the coding sequence GTGAGGACGCGCAGGACCTCCCTCCGCTGGCGCCTGACGCGGCTGATGATGTCGGTCAGCGTCGGCGTGCTCGTGCTGAGCAGCGGCCTGATGATCGGCTATCAGTTCGTGAGCGCGGAGCACGAACTGGAGGCGGAGCTGGCCGGCGCCGCCGACATGATCGGCGCCAACAGCAGCGCGGCGCTGGTGTTCGAGGATCGAAAGGCCGCGGCCGAGACGCTCTCGGCGCTCGACGTCGATGCGCGAATCGTGGCGGGCGCGATCTACGCGGCCTCGGGGGATGTGCTGGCGACGTGGTCCCGCCGCGCGACGTTCTCTCCCGCAGTCGATCCGGCGCACGCCCTCGTTGATCGGAGCGGGTTGCTCGTGGTGAGCCGGCCGATCCAGCTCGACGACGAGCGGCTGGGCACGATCACCGTCGTCGCCGATCGGAGGGCGCTCTATGCGAAGTGGACGACCTACGCGCTGCTCGTCGGGATCGTGCTCGCGGCCTCTGTCGTTGTGGCCTTCGTGCTGTCGATCGTCGTGCAGCAGTCGATCTCGAGGCCCATCCTGCGGCTCGCGCACGAGGCCCGGCGGGTGTCGGGTCTGGGCGACTACGGCATCCGCGTCCAGCCGGAGTCCAATGACGAGATTGGCACGCTCTACGCGCGGTTCAACGACATGCTGGACCAGATCCAGTCGCGCGACGAGGCGCTGCAGCAGGCGCACGACCAGCTCGAAGCCCGCGTCGAGGAGCGGACCGAGGACCTGCGGTTCGAAATCGCCGAGCGACAACGGACCGAGGCACAGCTGCTCGTCGCGAAGGAGGCGGCCGAGTCGGCCAGCCGGGCCAAGAGCGCGTTTCTCGCCAACATGAGCCACGAGCTGCGGACGCCGCTCAACGCCATCATCGGCTACAGCGAGATGTTGCAGGAGGACGCGGAGGCGGAGGGGCACGACGAGCGCACGGCCGACCTCCAGAAGATCCAGCGCGCGGGGAGGCACCTGCTCGCGCTGATCACCGACATCCTCGACCTGTCGAAGATCGAAGCGGGCCGCATGACGCTCTGTCTCGAGGCGTTCTCCATCGACGAGATGGTCGCCGAGCTGGTGTCGACCGCAGCGGCCCTGGCCCAGCGGAACCAGAACGTGCTCGACACGCCGCGCGCCGCCGGTCTGGGCGAGATGACGGCCGACATCACCCGTGTCCGACAGATCCTCCTCAACCTGCTCAGCAACGCCGCGAAGTTCACCGAGCAGGGACAAATTGGCCTGCGCGTCCACCGGGAGCTCCGCAAGGGCGTCGAGTGGGTCGCCTTCCAGGTGTCCGACACCGGGATCGGGCTGACCGAGGAGCAGCGGTCCCGCCTCTTCAGGGAGTTCACCCAGGCCGATGCGTCGACGACGCGGCGCTACGGCGGCACGGGTCTCGGCCTCGCCATCAGCCGTCAACTCGCGCGCATGATGGGCGGCGACATCACGGTCGAGAGCACGCCGGGCGAGGGCAGCGTCTTCACCTTCGCGATGCCCGCGGCCCAGGCCCACGCGGCGCCCGAGCCGGCGGGCCTCGGTGGCGGTGCGGTGGTGACCGATCTGGCCGGGCCCATCGGGGCGACGGTCGACGCGAGCGGCACGGCGGTCGAGCACGCGGTGAGACGAACGGCCTGA
- a CDS encoding ROK family transcriptional regulator — translation MLRSSTTSALRIATRGTSRAINRGIVLDLVRARQPISRADLARVMGVRRGAVSLIVNDLLERGLVFEGATGETVRGRKPTFLYIDSRRRAVVAVDIRASQTFLMLADLTGKPLGGVVTCPTVRDPQGLVAALAQRVTQLIEDHADVDACEGIGVVVPGMVEQGTMRVLHAPTLGWRNVRLCEPLAAATGLPVQVENSGRACALAQMWGARDELAGSGDDIVFISVSDGLGVGVVIHGEILRGRHNIAGEFGHVPLSLDGPPCSCGSSGCWEAYVSNRATLARYFGRPADVAGADGDARSSLSVEDLIARARTDDAKAIVALESTARYLGLGLASVVNALDPARVYIGGEITLAWDLLEPTVRAALAERALTPDAAATDIRPVPASAYPRLQGAAALVAGPALAAPVVA, via the coding sequence ATGCTGCGCTCCTCGACGACGTCTGCCCTGCGCATCGCCACGCGGGGCACCTCCCGCGCGATCAACCGGGGCATCGTGCTCGACCTCGTGCGCGCGCGGCAGCCCATCTCCCGTGCCGACCTCGCCCGCGTGATGGGCGTCCGTCGGGGGGCGGTCTCGCTCATCGTCAACGACCTGCTCGAGCGGGGGCTCGTCTTCGAAGGCGCCACGGGCGAGACGGTACGCGGCCGGAAGCCGACCTTCCTCTACATCGACTCGCGCCGGCGCGCCGTCGTCGCCGTCGACATCCGGGCCAGCCAGACGTTCCTGATGCTCGCCGACCTGACGGGCAAGCCGCTCGGCGGGGTCGTCACCTGTCCGACCGTCCGCGATCCGCAGGGGCTCGTGGCGGCGCTGGCCCAGCGCGTGACGCAGTTGATCGAGGACCACGCCGATGTCGACGCGTGCGAGGGCATTGGCGTCGTCGTGCCGGGCATGGTCGAGCAGGGCACGATGCGCGTGCTGCACGCGCCCACGCTCGGGTGGCGCAACGTGCGGCTGTGCGAGCCGCTCGCGGCGGCGACCGGGCTGCCGGTCCAGGTCGAGAACTCGGGGCGCGCGTGTGCGCTGGCGCAGATGTGGGGCGCGCGCGACGAGCTCGCCGGCTCGGGCGATGACATCGTCTTCATCAGCGTGTCCGATGGCCTCGGCGTCGGGGTGGTCATTCACGGCGAGATCCTGCGCGGCCGCCACAACATCGCCGGCGAATTCGGCCACGTGCCGTTGTCGCTCGACGGCCCACCGTGCTCGTGCGGGTCGTCCGGCTGCTGGGAGGCGTACGTGTCCAACCGCGCCACGCTCGCGCGGTACTTCGGCCGGCCCGCCGACGTCGCGGGTGCCGACGGCGACGCGCGCTCGTCGCTGTCGGTGGAGGACCTGATCGCGCGCGCGCGGACCGACGACGCGAAGGCCATCGTGGCGCTCGAGTCCACGGCCCGCTATCTCGGGCTCGGTCTGGCGTCGGTCGTCAACGCGCTCGATCCGGCTCGTGTTTACATCGGCGGGGAGATCACGCTGGCGTGGGATCTGCTCGAGCCCACCGTGCGGGCGGCGCTCGCCGAGCGCGCGCTCACCCCGGATGCCGCGGCCACCGACATCCGGCCGGTCCCTGCGAGCGCCTACCCGCGCCTGCAGGGCGCGGCCGCGCTCGTCGCCGGTCCCGCCCTCGCCGCGCCCGTCGTCGCCTGA
- a CDS encoding cupin domain-containing protein — MNASTSVLAFEHRDWATIPVERIAEGIDRQMIWGERLMVCRLRFDPHVVTPVHSHVHEQVTIVERGRVRFFVGGDTIVVKAGDVLRFPSGVEHGATMLDEEVVLVDVFSPIREEFLPADAK; from the coding sequence ATGAACGCATCCACTTCCGTGCTGGCCTTCGAACACCGCGACTGGGCGACGATTCCCGTCGAACGGATCGCCGAGGGCATCGATCGACAGATGATCTGGGGCGAGCGCCTGATGGTGTGCCGCCTCCGGTTCGACCCGCACGTCGTCACGCCGGTGCACTCGCACGTGCACGAGCAGGTCACGATCGTGGAGCGGGGGCGCGTGCGCTTCTTCGTCGGCGGCGACACCATCGTCGTCAAGGCGGGTGACGTGCTGCGCTTCCCGTCCGGGGTCGAGCACGGCGCCACGATGCTCGACGAGGAGGTCGTGCTCGTCGACGTCTTCTCGCCGATTCGCGAGGAGTTCCTTCCGGCGGACGCGAAGTAG